In Saccharothrix violaceirubra, the following are encoded in one genomic region:
- a CDS encoding cytochrome P450 → MTEAGQVLDIPFADAFAFDPSPTWAAIRESDRPVVRVRTLTGSHVWLATRYDHVRLILSDPRFSRAAVVADGAPRAGVSRPLSNTLPTTDPPEHTRLRRLVSGVFAPRRVEALRPAIRELAGRLADDVAAAGQGADLRQLFALPLPIQVICSMLGVPYADREAFREWTELAYSMEVSERARVESAMGSLVGYMTDLVVRKRIAYRRGAHGSVAVAGAATKASHDADAVTARGGDTDAVTNTVTNAVTDTDAVADADTGVVGNTATDGVAADDTVAATGTVTTAVAGTDTVGTAVADTDAVESAVAGGIRDSAHDHAEDTGGDLLDELCRTALTDDELVAFALNLLVAGHETSANQITSFVATLLRDPALWDRLVRDPGLLPSAVEELMRVTRLSDVGQLRIAKQDVELGGVTVRAGEGVMASIGAANRDPRVFPDPDTVRLDRAPNPHLALGVGIHFCLGAQLARIELGEALSVLINRFPRLRPARPIEDLAWRRVLVSGLAELPVLP, encoded by the coding sequence ATGACCGAGGCCGGGCAGGTTCTCGACATCCCGTTCGCCGACGCGTTCGCGTTCGACCCCTCCCCCACCTGGGCCGCGATCAGGGAGTCCGATCGGCCGGTGGTGCGGGTGCGGACGTTGACCGGATCGCACGTGTGGTTGGCCACGCGGTACGACCACGTGCGGCTGATCTTGTCCGACCCCCGGTTCTCGCGGGCCGCCGTGGTCGCCGACGGCGCGCCGCGTGCCGGGGTCTCCCGCCCGTTGTCGAACACGTTGCCGACCACGGACCCGCCCGAGCACACGCGGTTGCGACGGTTGGTGTCCGGCGTCTTCGCGCCACGTCGCGTGGAGGCACTGCGGCCGGCCATACGCGAACTCGCGGGCCGTCTCGCCGACGACGTCGCCGCCGCGGGTCAGGGCGCGGACCTGCGACAGCTGTTCGCGTTGCCGCTGCCCATCCAGGTCATCTGCTCGATGCTCGGCGTGCCGTACGCCGACCGCGAAGCGTTCCGCGAGTGGACCGAACTCGCGTACAGCATGGAGGTGTCGGAGCGTGCCCGGGTCGAGTCCGCGATGGGGTCGCTGGTCGGGTACATGACCGACCTGGTGGTGCGCAAACGGATCGCGTACCGACGCGGTGCGCACGGATCGGTTGCCGTCGCGGGCGCCGCGACGAAAGCGAGCCACGACGCGGACGCGGTCACGGCCAGAGGAGGCGACACGGACGCGGTCACGAACACCGTCACGAACGCGGTCACCGACACGGACGCGGTCGCGGATGCGGACACAGGCGTGGTCGGGAACACAGCCACCGACGGGGTCGCGGCTGACGACACGGTCGCAGCCACCGGCACCGTAACAACTGCGGTCGCAGGCACCGACACAGTCGGAACTGCGGTCGCGGACACTGACGCAGTGGAGTCCGCGGTCGCGGGTGGCATCAGGGACAGCGCCCACGACCACGCCGAGGACACAGGCGGGGACCTACTCGACGAGCTGTGCCGCACCGCGCTCACCGACGACGAACTGGTCGCGTTCGCGTTGAACCTCCTCGTCGCCGGACACGAGACGTCGGCCAACCAGATCACCAGCTTCGTCGCGACCCTGTTGCGCGACCCCGCCCTGTGGGACCGGCTGGTACGCGACCCGGGACTCCTGCCGTCGGCCGTGGAAGAACTCATGCGCGTGACCAGGCTCAGCGACGTGGGCCAACTCCGGATCGCGAAGCAGGACGTGGAACTCGGCGGCGTCACGGTCCGCGCGGGCGAGGGGGTCATGGCGTCGATCGGTGCCGCCAACCGCGACCCGCGCGTGTTTCCCGACCCCGACACCGTGCGCCTGGACCGCGCGCCGAACCCGCACCTGGCGTTGGGCGTCGGCATCCACTTCTGCCTCGGCGCGCAGCTCGCCCGGATCGAACTCGGCGAGGCCCTGTCCGTGCTGATCAACCGGTTCCCCCGACTGCGTCCCGCGCGGCCGATCGAGGACCTGGCCTGGCGGCGCGTGCTCGTCAGCGGCCTGGCCGAACTGCCCGTCCTGCCGTGA